The Macrobrachium rosenbergii isolate ZJJX-2024 chromosome 14, ASM4041242v1, whole genome shotgun sequence sequence accggatcactgttaaccgagcccaccgttaaccggggactgcctgtatagctaTATCCAATAAGTGAAAATTTTCCTTCCTAAAGTGGCCAGTTCTTTAGTTATTCAGTTGGTTTTACTGTACTATATGTATTTTAGTATGAAAAGTTTCTTATTGTTTCTTGAATTCCAGATGTTGCTGAAAAAACTCAAGAAGATTGCTACAAAGCCATATCGCTTAGCAGAAGTTTTGACAGACCTTGTGTATGATACCTTAAGCTATAGCATTGTtttgatgtcatttattgcttTTGTCTTATACAATGGTGGTATTGTAGTTGGTGATCGTAAAGCTCATGAAGCAACTGTTCATCTCCCACAGTTAGGgtatttctgtcttttctttttgattttttcactACCGTATGCCCCAAATCATGTGCGCCCTTTCATTAAATTGTGTAAAGATAATCTTGCATGTAGTGTGGCAGTATTAATGATAGGTGTAATGGTAATCCAATCCAATACACTTGTCCACCCATATCTTTTAGCAGATAACAGGCACTATACTTTCTATTTATGGAATAGATTTTATGGCAGGTTTTCTATTATTAGGTACCTAATGGTCCCTGTTTATATGTTTGGCGCATATATGGTTCACACAAGTATTCAGCGTTGTAATTTCTTGTTCAAGGTTTTATTTGTAGGGTGCCTTGTAGCTTCAGTTGTTCCCCAAAAGCTTTTAGAGTTCAGGTACTTTATCATACCTTTCTTAATGGCACGCATACAAAACGTCTCCAAAAACTGGTGGCAGCTTGGTATAGAGACACTCtactttcttttcataaatgctgtgacactttatatttttgtcagtaaAACATTTTATTGGGAAGACAGTTCAGAACCACAAAGAATCATATGGTAGTTCATGAAGTTAAGTTCTTTTTGGTGAAGTTGGTAACTTTAGGTGGGGTTTTCTTCGTAAAGTCCTTGTATTTGTAGCTGCAAGGTCTGAACataaattttccccttttcctgTGTGTCAGTTGCAGTTGAGGAAAGCATTCAAAAGAAGAATGTGTAGAAACATATGGTACTGAATGAtatacttatgtaaatatatgtgagtCTTAACCTGCCAGTTGTGCAGATCACACTGTCACATCACAGAAGCTTACGTTACAGTCTTAAACCCACATCTCCTTGTTACCAGTGCTGGGAATTTAACCCATATCATGTTATCATGAAGTTCAAAAGCTGACCTCTTAGCAATCATCCTGGACtgtttaaatgttaaataatatattttttgctcaAAATTTTCCCTAAAGGAGGGAAATGTTTTGTAATGAGAAAGAAATCCTGTCTTGAAATATAATCTTTTTAGCTTCTTGAATTGCTTTATGTTGATATGTAACTTATTGTAGACGAATTTACAAATATTATAGAAGCTGAatgtttttgttgtgaattaaaGTTCTGTGTTTTAAAGTAGAATGCATAAGTAAAAATTTTCTAAGCAATAGGTTTTACTGCCTTTTGTGGGAGAGTGAATGACTCGTAATTTACAATCAAGATATCTTTAAAGCGGTTGAATATATTTTGTCCATAGTTACAAGAAAAAGCATAAGAAATATGACACATGGTGTCATCTGTCTTGGCTTCAGTGTTGCTCTTAGTAACAGAGAGTTATTTTATCAATACTTAATCTTTACAGCGTCCTGTATTGATATGTTCTAATGAacagattttataaatgcacGTGTGTTCATGTTGGAAAAACCCTGTTCATGTACTTTCCTAATGCCATGATTGTCTGTCTTGTGAAGGGACAGTTCTGAATTCAACCTCTAACTGGCAACAAAGTTTCTAAATGACAATTGCAAGTATCTggcttttatatttgtattgtcaTAGTCACTCATCAGATttagtgtttgtgagtgtgtctGATGTTATGGTAATGATTTTGcaagtgtatacattttgctaTGAGCATTCAAGTAGTTgcttttaaagagaattttttgtCCTACTATTTATGTCTTTCATTGGTTTAGAGCAATGTAATTTTTATGTGTGTCAGCAACTGGATCCCAGAGTCCTTTGGGACATCAACAGAATCCCATTCAAAGCAAtcacatttctgtttttatttgcttttgtatgtTTTCAATCCAACAGTCATGATTCCAAAAAATTTGAAGCACTTGACACAGATGTCCAAGATTAAGGAAAGGTCAGCTGTGGGCGATATTAAGGATTAATCCATGAAATTCCAAATTCTTAATAGACTTTCACTTTTGAGAGAACTTTTGTTATCCATCAGTCTTTGTGACAAAAGAGGCTCATGTAAACAGTTGAAAGTAAATCAGAATTGGATGATAAATGTTCTTTGGACATTTACCAAACCAAGTCAATATCCAACCAGCATTTGCTGCATCCAGAAAACTTGACAAACTGCATTGTGTTTTAGCAGAAGTAACTCACATGAGAGAATGACGATTATTGAGGTTACCATTTGTACTACTCCACTTCATCACCAAGATTTAAGTTGTAGGAAGACTGATATGACAAGAATATTTGTTGTTCATTTGCTGATGAAGCTCTTAGTCAGAGCAGAAAGCTTACATTGTTACGATGAATGAAATTACTGATGATACCAAAAGAGGACAAGGTTGTGTCATCAAGGTTGTACCAGGCTTTTTGTGACCCTAAAGGCACAGCACTGGGATATCTCCAGGAGGTCATCTCATTTTTAGTTTAACTCTTTGTGGGAGAAGAATTTAGCTCTTCTAGAGGTCACTagctataaaattatttttattgctttccttgTGCATCTAATCTTAGGGAGGTAATGCTTCGGTTTATAGACACCCTTCTTGAGGAGATGAGATTACTCTCATCTTTCTAACTGGTATATTATTGTAACTTCTATtttgattaatttcaaaatttatctgaaatttttCCCAAGACTTTCTAAAACACCTGAATTATTGTATTTAACTGCCTCATGTAAGGCTATATTAGCCAAACttcatatttatgaatgtattacCCGGGGTAGTATTTTTCATAGCCCTTTAGATTGCTGCTGTTGATGGAAAATCAGATGTATCCCCATTTCAAGTAGTGTTTCTTTGGGTTCTGTTCCACCAACTCCTTTTTTCCTCATCATTAATGAACTTCTCTAATCATCCTATTCTGTTTGTGCTTTCGTTGATCTGGCTGtccatatttcttcttcatctcctagTCCCTTCAGTTCTTTCCACTCTGTGTCAAAgtcctttgtttcatttatcaACAAAGTCAATCCTGTGAACATTCAACACTGGGGAATACTCCTTTAGTCACtgttactgtatatatcatttcCTCATTTCCTATCAGTACTatacttcaatttttttaaaccttttgggTAGTCAGGTTACTTTGACTTCCTTTGGAGATATTGCTTATTTCCAGTTAGCTTAAATTGGTTTTGAAATATCATCTGTTCAtctgttatagatttttattgttCATATGGTGTGCTTCATCATGTGTTTTTCTCATCAGTGGGATTGATTCAAAGGCAGTTCATTTGATGAGTGATTTACCTCTAgcttttctcttagttttttcaCTTCAGCAAGGGGGACCACTGCTTCTTaaatacaggtagtccccggttatcggtgatccggttttcTGGTACTTGTCTAGctatgaaaatcggcaattttcggtgccaataTGCGCCAACTTCCGCTTTTCGGCACCAATAATCGGGTATTGTctccaatacatacctaacagaggtgccaatctctggttattggcaccgataatttctgaaaatcactgattttcagttatcagtgatttttgCTTTTCGTCACACCGTTGGAACGGAATCAGTGTCAATAACCAGGGACGGCCTGTATAGGTACTACTTCAGTCCTTGTTCTACAGACCTCAAGCAAAGAATTGTTCCTCCTCTCAGGCGGTAACAGAATGATCATCAGGTCTCATAATTACTGTTTGAAAATCAATTTAATAATCTTGAGGTTGTACTTTGACTTTCTAGTTATTAAATTATTCTCCTCCTTTCATTCTGAGACATGTTTATGACATCCTTCAGGATTCAGCCccacttttttcattcattctttttttcttatttttgggacATAGGTGAGATTAGGGCATTAGGTAGCTGCACCCTTAGCATCTGCATTTAAGAAGAAAGGTTTCTTTATAAAAACTGTGTTATTCATTGATATGCCTCTATCATCTTTAATTCATGCTTAGAGCTAGTATTTAGTTTGTGTTACTGCTTGGAATGGGTGAACTGGCTTTGGCATTATAAAGGAGTTTTAAAGATGACATACTTGTAAAGTATGAATATTGACTCGGGTACCAAATGCAGTAAACCTCCGTGTTcgcagtctcactattcgcggactcgcctacagtattcgcggatttctctgtggaacgtatctacccattattcgaggaaaattcgcccattcgcagtatttttcactgagaaacattcactaattactgtattttcatgacttttaagtattcgtggattttagctattcgcagggggtgtgTGGTATGCATCTCCCGTGAATATGGAGGGTTTACTGTGTTAATTTGATAATGATTGCAGTAAATATCAAACCAGGATGACTCAGGAGTTATTGCCCTCACTCTGGTTAATTATTTgtatgaatagaaaaataaacaatgttttgTTTCATAAGTGCAAATGTGTTGCCTCAGTGAAGTGTCACTATTACTCATAGCTATTGATTACTGTACCATAAGGTTCCATACTGTAGGAGTCATGTGAGAGCAGCAACAAATAAGATGGAGCCTCTCCCCATTGAAGATCTTGTCTGCCTACTCTCCATCTCTTTGCTAGTTTGAAATGGGG is a genomic window containing:
- the Alg10 gene encoding dol-P-Glc:Glc(2)Man(9)GlcNAc(2)-PP-Dol alpha-1,2-glucosyltransferase; the protein is MGTPQPAFIFPLVIGCFTAVTYVFFVIVYTVQPKAFVDEIFHIPQAQKICDGNFHEWDDKITTLPGLYLFSIGLNGPVSWILGRRLCDVFSLRITNLVASAFMLSTLHKLLVYLHGKKVDHWKLMLSAVNLSLLPVMYWFTFLYYTDVLSTLVVFIMILLHLHRAPNAAGIMGAVAFVIRQTNIVWVGFMFVLLASDVLGIRVLKSPIMTFSDIRMLLKKLKKIATKPYRLAEVLTDLVYDTLSYSIVLMSFIAFVLYNGGIVVGDRKAHEATVHLPQLGYFCLFFLIFSLPYAPNHVRPFIKLCKDNLACSVAVLMIGVMVIQSNTLVHPYLLADNRHYTFYLWNRFYGRFSIIRYLMVPVYMFGAYMVHTSIQRCNFLFKVLFVGCLVASVVPQKLLEFRYFIIPFLMARIQNVSKNWWQLGIETLYFLFINAVTLYIFVSKTFYWEDSSEPQRIIW